From one Paenibacillus sp. FSL K6-1330 genomic stretch:
- a CDS encoding response regulator has protein sequence MMKAGYFKVLIADDESIVRKGLRSTVPWDRFGMEVVADSPNGQAAWEAFLEFRPQVVITDIVMPEMDGIELSRKVKEVAPETRIILLSCHRDFEYAQEGMRLGASGYLLKTAFEDEELEAMLEKFQRELSDTPSYAHELAEQISAHLFAWLNGHSDRFPGELRQLCSRVGQGECKPISLYLIKTAGCSSNWEGLLQEQGSDEPGLRCSKLIHYGADSCYWAVPEEFKGAADSLLVEIKSRCGKLTWNSRECLHDSEDVQAAFQSLHKEAELERVYGLSGEQWPEPILHAVHLLHEHPADEWSAAELAQKVGLSRSHFSILFKKTVGDSFITFQYKRKLRLAYGLLRETSLTMQEIAEKTGLGDSKYFSKWFKRCTGQTPSQYRAEQKGESL, from the coding sequence ATGATGAAAGCAGGGTACTTTAAGGTGTTGATTGCCGATGATGAGAGCATTGTGCGTAAGGGACTCCGCTCCACGGTGCCGTGGGACCGATTCGGGATGGAGGTTGTGGCGGACAGCCCCAACGGTCAGGCGGCTTGGGAGGCGTTCCTGGAGTTTCGCCCGCAGGTCGTCATTACGGATATCGTCATGCCGGAGATGGATGGAATCGAGCTTTCGCGCAAGGTGAAGGAGGTCGCGCCGGAAACCCGAATCATTCTGCTCAGCTGCCACCGGGATTTCGAGTATGCCCAAGAGGGGATGCGGCTTGGCGCCTCGGGATATCTGCTGAAAACCGCCTTCGAGGACGAAGAACTCGAAGCGATGCTGGAAAAATTCCAGCGTGAGCTGTCCGATACGCCGTCCTACGCGCACGAGTTGGCAGAGCAGATTTCTGCTCACCTGTTTGCTTGGCTGAACGGTCATAGCGATCGATTCCCGGGAGAACTCCGGCAGCTCTGCAGCCGTGTGGGGCAGGGGGAGTGCAAGCCCATCTCCCTCTACCTGATCAAGACGGCGGGCTGCAGCAGCAATTGGGAGGGGCTGCTTCAGGAACAGGGCTCCGACGAGCCGGGTTTGCGCTGCAGCAAGCTGATTCACTACGGCGCGGACAGCTGCTATTGGGCCGTACCGGAGGAGTTTAAGGGAGCGGCGGACAGCTTGCTGGTGGAGATCAAGAGCCGGTGCGGGAAGCTCACATGGAATTCGCGGGAATGTCTTCACGATTCGGAGGATGTACAGGCAGCTTTTCAATCCTTGCATAAGGAAGCCGAGCTGGAACGGGTGTACGGTCTTAGCGGGGAGCAGTGGCCTGAGCCGATTCTGCACGCGGTCCATCTCCTGCATGAACATCCCGCGGACGAGTGGTCGGCAGCGGAGCTGGCCCAGAAGGTGGGGCTGAGCCGCAGCCATTTTTCGATCCTGTTTAAGAAAACGGTTGGCGACAGCTTCATCACATTCCAATATAAACGCAAGCTCCGCCTCGCCTATGGCCTGCTGCGCGAAACCTCCTTAACGATGCAGGAGATCGCCGAGAAGACCGGGCTTGGCGACAGCAAATATTTCAGCAAATGGTTCAAACGCTGCACAGGCCAGACGCCAAGCCAATACCGTGCCGAACAAAAAGGGGAATCATTGTAA
- a CDS encoding sugar ABC transporter permease, whose protein sequence is MAHTEVPYSQQQTAAPKRLGPKRWGGAVPYLFIFPWIFGFLVFTLGPLLFSLVISFFDWPIVGQVTFVGIDNYVEMFSNDPLFWKSLIVTLKFAALFVPLNIIVALGLAMLLNQKVRGSAFFRTAFYLPSVISGVALAMIWSWVYSGDYGILNFFLSLVGIEGPDWLNDTKWSLVAMVIASLWGQGSMMLIFLAGLKGIPKDLYESASIDGAGKIRQFFNVTIPMITPTLLFNLITSIIAAFQQLTLALLLTGGGPLKSTFFYAMYMYENAFKYFKMGYSAANAWFMFLIVLTLTFLVFKSSEAWVFYEGEMKKEKAKPKRNKAGVPAGREGRSA, encoded by the coding sequence ATGGCCCATACTGAAGTGCCTTACTCACAACAGCAGACAGCGGCCCCGAAGCGACTTGGACCAAAACGTTGGGGTGGGGCCGTGCCCTACCTCTTCATTTTTCCATGGATATTCGGTTTTCTGGTTTTCACGCTTGGTCCGCTGCTGTTTTCCCTCGTCATTTCGTTTTTTGATTGGCCGATCGTAGGCCAAGTGACTTTTGTCGGCATCGACAACTATGTGGAGATGTTCTCGAACGATCCGTTGTTCTGGAAATCGCTGATAGTTACGTTAAAGTTCGCGGCTTTGTTCGTTCCGCTGAACATCATCGTGGCTTTGGGACTCGCCATGCTGCTGAATCAAAAGGTGAGAGGGAGCGCGTTCTTCCGCACCGCCTTCTACCTGCCGTCGGTCATTTCCGGCGTTGCCCTCGCCATGATCTGGTCTTGGGTGTACAGCGGGGATTACGGGATCCTGAATTTTTTCTTATCGCTTGTCGGCATCGAAGGCCCGGACTGGCTGAACGATACGAAGTGGTCCCTGGTCGCCATGGTTATTGCAAGTCTGTGGGGACAGGGCTCGATGATGCTTATTTTTCTGGCGGGTCTCAAAGGCATTCCGAAGGACCTGTATGAGTCGGCCTCGATAGATGGAGCGGGTAAGATCAGGCAGTTCTTCAATGTGACCATCCCGATGATCACGCCGACCCTGCTGTTTAACCTGATTACGTCCATCATTGCGGCCTTCCAGCAATTGACGCTGGCGCTTCTGCTTACGGGCGGTGGCCCGCTGAAGTCGACGTTTTTCTATGCGATGTACATGTACGAGAATGCGTTCAAGTATTTCAAGATGGGTTATTCCGCAGCCAATGCCTGGTTCATGTTCCTGATCGTGCTGACGCTGACGTTCCTCGTGTTCAAGTCTTCGGAGGCCTGGGTGTTCTATGAGGGCGAGATGAAGAAGGAGAAGGCGAAGCCAAAGCGTAACAAAGCAGGCGTACCTGCCGGCAGAGAGGGGCGTTCCGCATGA
- a CDS encoding carbohydrate ABC transporter permease, whose amino-acid sequence MKKVITYTLLILCSLLFIAPLFWAITTALKSQQELYLFPPKWLPSVWRFSNFAEAWSIQPFNLFLKNTLIVTLLSTLGQLISCTLVAYGFARFQFKGRDALFLIVLATMMIPWEVTMIPQYMEFNYLGWINTLKPLIVPSWFGSAYFIFLLRQFIMTLPKELDEAATIDGAGKMTVLLRIIVPLMGPSLILVAVFHMMSCWNDYLGPLIFLNDQTKYTLTLGLSQFKGMHGVDMQSIMAITCLISIPPLAVFFFAQRYIVGGIATTGIKG is encoded by the coding sequence ATGAAAAAAGTAATCACGTACACACTGCTCATCTTGTGCTCCCTGCTGTTCATTGCGCCGCTCTTCTGGGCGATCACGACAGCACTGAAGTCGCAGCAGGAGCTGTATCTGTTTCCTCCAAAATGGTTGCCTTCCGTGTGGAGATTCAGCAATTTCGCGGAAGCCTGGAGCATTCAGCCGTTTAACCTGTTTTTGAAAAATACGCTGATCGTGACGCTGCTGTCGACGCTCGGGCAGCTCATATCGTGCACGCTGGTGGCATACGGGTTCGCACGGTTTCAGTTCAAGGGACGGGATGCGCTATTTCTGATCGTGCTTGCCACCATGATGATTCCGTGGGAAGTGACCATGATTCCACAGTATATGGAGTTCAACTACCTGGGTTGGATCAATACGCTCAAACCGCTCATCGTACCGTCCTGGTTTGGTTCCGCCTACTTCATTTTTCTGCTGCGCCAGTTCATCATGACCTTGCCGAAGGAGCTGGATGAAGCGGCAACGATTGACGGGGCGGGCAAAATGACGGTTTTGCTGCGGATCATCGTGCCGCTGATGGGACCCTCGCTCATTCTGGTGGCCGTGTTCCATATGATGAGCTGCTGGAACGATTATCTGGGTCCGCTCATCTTCCTGAATGATCAGACGAAATATACGCTGACGCTGGGGTTATCCCAATTTAAGGGTATGCACGGCGTCGATATGCAATCCATTATGGCGATCACCTGCCTGATCTCGATCCCGCCGCTGGCCGTATTTTTCTTTGCGCAGCGTTATATCGTTGGCGGCATTGCCACGACGGGGATCAAGGGGTAA
- a CDS encoding MFS transporter — MSFYIKDLLQLSTGVRRFLISEAFYGIGIGLYTLVLNLHLLFRGLREDEIGALVSMGILIMGVLAIPVSLLANRTGRKKLLVTGVFFIAAGNVLFAVSDDLLWFYAAQILVSTGLTLVETTEIQLLFHYCRSRKEEARAFSLMFAVFTAFTGLGTLAAGYISKGFEGSRGYEVSLLLTGLVLVLHGVIRAFWLPSERRDLDEEAPTVSSSKGISRLTGPLSSGTLWLFAVFTALLGGCIAMTGSFLNVIVKFRLDWMDDQVSLILAIGAILLFICSLMTPYVMERFGYNTAIISVFIVNMLLFAALYMILPVWLFVGLFLLRGGGVTMLSNLLDSLLMSAFNEKERNLYAGMRSVFRSLGSSGATFVAGLILARQDYRLPFLATAGVLLLCGLYYVWWIRPVLSKRLNSGIEP, encoded by the coding sequence ATGTCCTTTTACATCAAAGACCTGCTGCAGCTGTCTACGGGGGTGCGCCGCTTCCTTATAAGCGAGGCCTTCTATGGCATTGGAATCGGCCTCTATACACTCGTCCTGAATCTGCATCTGCTTTTTCGGGGGCTAAGGGAGGACGAAATCGGCGCGTTGGTGTCGATGGGCATTCTGATTATGGGCGTGCTCGCCATTCCGGTATCTCTGCTCGCCAACCGGACCGGAAGGAAAAAACTGCTGGTTACCGGCGTATTCTTTATCGCCGCAGGCAATGTGCTGTTTGCTGTCAGCGATGATTTGCTGTGGTTCTATGCCGCTCAAATATTGGTGTCTACCGGCTTGACGCTGGTGGAAACGACGGAGATTCAGCTTCTCTTCCATTATTGCCGTTCCCGTAAGGAGGAGGCCCGTGCATTTTCCTTGATGTTTGCCGTCTTTACGGCTTTCACGGGTCTCGGAACGCTGGCTGCCGGATATATCTCGAAGGGATTTGAAGGAAGCAGGGGCTATGAAGTGTCCCTTCTGCTGACCGGGCTGGTGCTTGTGCTTCATGGCGTCATCCGGGCGTTCTGGCTGCCTTCTGAGCGCAGGGACTTGGATGAGGAAGCGCCGACGGTTTCATCTTCTAAGGGAATATCCAGGTTAACGGGGCCTCTGTCGTCCGGGACCTTATGGCTGTTCGCCGTGTTTACGGCGCTGCTCGGTGGCTGTATCGCCATGACTGGCTCATTCTTGAACGTCATCGTGAAGTTCCGCCTGGATTGGATGGATGACCAGGTATCTTTAATTCTTGCCATCGGCGCGATCCTTCTGTTTATATGCTCATTGATGACACCGTACGTCATGGAGCGGTTCGGTTATAACACGGCCATTATCTCGGTATTTATCGTTAATATGTTGCTGTTTGCCGCTCTATACATGATTCTCCCCGTATGGCTGTTTGTCGGGCTGTTTCTGCTGCGGGGCGGTGGCGTGACCATGCTGTCCAATCTGCTGGACAGTCTGCTGATGTCGGCTTTCAATGAGAAGGAACGTAATCTGTATGCTGGCATGCGGTCGGTATTTCGGAGTTTAGGCTCGTCCGGGGCAACTTTTGTTGCCGGACTGATCCTGGCCAGGCAGGATTATCGGCTCCCCTTTCTGGCCACGGCCGGCGTGCTGCTCCTATGCGGCCTGTATTACGTATGGTGGATTCGTCCGGTCTTATCCAAGAGATTAAACAGCGGTATCGAGCCATGA
- a CDS encoding sugar ABC transporter substrate-binding protein translates to MKKKMSWIALVSVMTLMASLLAACGGSGGTGASKEPDGNASGAATTLRFATWDTGDALKIEQEIAKKFEESHPGTKVQVEAYADGFDQKLAAGFGAANPPDVMYMWDFPTYHQSLEPLDGYASKDEDLNIDDFYQGLFNYGKIDNQLYGIPAGFTTRVVYYNKKMFDDAGIAYPSDGWTWREFQENAQKLTDKSKKQYGFGVRAENDTYDLQGFVWSNGGSFISEDGTTIEGYMNSKETAEAIQMLGDMLKNGSAVLTGGKGQQSGEDIFKAGKIAMWESGIWPLESFREAGIDVGTVEMPAFEGKPVKGVLAESALSIAKDSKNKDLAWEFIKFYVSDEAIKMRVADLPVRVSVVNELKKDQDPLYKPYYTMLERSDNTPAFLLNPKWNEVNRQLSAAVESVMFGSDAQEVLNQAVKDSERYLK, encoded by the coding sequence ATGAAAAAGAAAATGTCATGGATCGCGTTGGTTTCGGTTATGACGTTAATGGCATCCTTGCTGGCCGCATGCGGCGGCAGCGGCGGGACCGGAGCATCGAAGGAGCCGGACGGCAATGCATCGGGCGCGGCGACAACGCTTCGCTTCGCTACCTGGGATACGGGTGATGCGCTGAAGATCGAGCAGGAGATCGCCAAGAAGTTCGAGGAATCGCATCCCGGCACGAAGGTTCAGGTGGAGGCTTATGCCGACGGATTCGATCAGAAGCTGGCCGCCGGTTTTGGCGCAGCCAATCCGCCGGACGTGATGTATATGTGGGATTTTCCGACGTATCACCAATCTCTGGAGCCGCTGGACGGCTACGCGTCCAAGGATGAGGATTTGAATATCGATGATTTTTACCAAGGATTGTTTAACTACGGCAAGATCGATAATCAGCTGTACGGAATCCCGGCGGGCTTTACGACCCGGGTGGTGTACTACAACAAGAAGATGTTCGACGATGCGGGCATCGCCTATCCGAGCGATGGATGGACATGGAGGGAATTCCAGGAGAATGCCCAGAAGCTGACGGATAAATCCAAGAAGCAGTATGGCTTCGGCGTACGAGCCGAGAACGATACGTATGACCTCCAAGGGTTCGTATGGAGCAACGGCGGTTCCTTCATTTCCGAGGACGGCACAACGATTGAAGGCTACATGAACAGCAAGGAAACGGCGGAAGCCATTCAGATGCTGGGCGATATGCTCAAGAACGGCTCAGCCGTCCTGACTGGAGGCAAAGGGCAGCAGAGCGGGGAGGATATTTTCAAAGCCGGCAAAATTGCCATGTGGGAGAGCGGTATCTGGCCTCTGGAATCCTTCAGGGAAGCTGGAATCGACGTGGGTACGGTGGAAATGCCAGCCTTCGAGGGCAAGCCTGTAAAGGGCGTATTGGCCGAATCCGCGCTGTCGATAGCGAAGGATTCCAAGAACAAGGATCTGGCTTGGGAGTTCATTAAGTTCTACGTATCGGACGAAGCGATCAAAATGCGCGTGGCCGACCTTCCGGTCCGGGTCAGCGTGGTGAACGAGCTGAAGAAGGATCAGGATCCGCTCTACAAGCCGTATTACACGATGCTGGAGCGTTCGGACAATACGCCGGCCTTCCTGCTGAATCCGAAATGGAACGAAGTGAACCGCCAGCTGTCGGCAGCTGTGGAATCCGTCATGTTTGGCAGCGATGCCCAGGAGGTTCTGAACCAAGCGGTGAAGGATAGCGAACGCTATTTGAAATAA
- a CDS encoding glycoside hydrolase family 2 TIM barrel-domain containing protein, producing MKDHRIGRDWDDLSVLERNRAKSRAYFIPFADADGALSYDRGSSAWYQSLNGVWKFHYAEEPETAPEVFYEEDYDVSAWDDLPVPGHWQLQGYGHPHYTDLYYPFPVDPPHVPNANPTGSYVREFELPEHWDGRKICVKFDGVDSAFHVWLNGSFIGYSQGSRLTSEFDLTPYVKTGVNKISVRVYQWSDGSYLEDQDMWWISGIFRDVYLVAEPSALRINDFRVTTDLDAEYLNAKLNVRLELEGRERGSVQLRLLNGAGVEVGSAGKDVSHSAVEDFEIKVAGPDLWSAESPALYHLVIILQDAQGGTLETVAQRVGFRSIEVKDGQLLVNGKTILLKGVNRHDHHPDTGRTVTLSTMLEDIRMMKQHNINAVRTAHYPNDPRFYELCDVYGLYVMEETDLETHGFEPLGNISRLSDDPEWKEAYVDRVRRMVERDKNHPSVLFWSLGNESGFGCNFRAMAEWCRENDPTRLIHYEEDREAEVCDVVSTMYSSVEKMEGFGKMTDHPKPHILCEFAHAMGNGPGGLRPYFDTFEAHPRLAGGFVWEWIDHGLSRRTPDGRMDYAYGGDYGDVPNNSNFVIDGLVRPDRTPSPGLLEYKKVIEPVRMSMRRHGVLHIMNRYDFISLDHLVAHYRVLADGQLVHSGALELPRIDAGTSTELSLQKVLEQATIGVSPYAELWFEVSLSLAADCRWAERGHEVAWSQFLLRESSKPEFEQTAASRRGPLQLTEEKHKLKVGNGSFQLSLGSLHSGFESLFLHGKRITLGGPALNFWRPPIDNDMYVLPDWRKAHLDRLSERIDHFEWKRLDQDSVKVRRISRIAPPVYDWGFRCETTYTITSSGLIIMDVKGEPIGTPPAMLPKIGLQMQVAGDMEHVRWYGRGPGESYPDSLEAGRFGEYRSTVDGLFTPYIYPQENGNRSDVRWISLADGAGLGLLAVGEPVLNFSASRYTDQDVESAAHASDLVPRSFITLNLDYRQNGLGSNSCGPAQSPEHSIKPEPFSFRILLKAYAAEDTDPVRLSRRMRSEAELYK from the coding sequence ATGAAAGACCATCGTATCGGCCGCGACTGGGATGACCTAAGCGTGCTGGAACGGAACCGGGCGAAAAGCCGGGCCTATTTCATTCCGTTCGCGGATGCGGACGGAGCGTTAAGCTATGACAGAGGCAGTTCGGCTTGGTACCAATCACTGAACGGGGTGTGGAAATTCCACTATGCCGAGGAGCCGGAGACAGCTCCTGAAGTTTTTTATGAAGAAGATTACGATGTATCGGCCTGGGATGACCTCCCAGTTCCGGGGCACTGGCAGCTGCAGGGCTACGGCCATCCTCATTACACGGATTTGTACTATCCGTTCCCGGTGGATCCGCCGCATGTGCCAAATGCGAATCCGACCGGAAGTTACGTACGCGAGTTCGAGCTTCCAGAGCATTGGGATGGCAGGAAGATTTGCGTCAAATTCGACGGGGTGGACAGTGCGTTTCATGTGTGGCTAAACGGGTCGTTTATCGGCTATAGCCAGGGAAGCCGGCTGACCTCCGAGTTTGATCTGACGCCTTATGTGAAGACCGGCGTAAACAAGATATCGGTTCGGGTATACCAGTGGTCTGATGGAAGCTATCTGGAAGATCAGGACATGTGGTGGATTAGCGGCATTTTCCGGGATGTGTATCTGGTAGCCGAGCCGTCGGCGCTTCGCATCAACGACTTCCGCGTAACGACCGATCTGGATGCGGAGTATCTGAATGCCAAGCTGAACGTGCGTTTGGAACTGGAAGGAAGAGAGCGCGGCTCCGTCCAGTTGCGGTTGTTGAACGGAGCCGGAGTGGAAGTAGGGTCAGCCGGGAAGGATGTCTCGCACTCCGCCGTGGAGGACTTTGAGATCAAGGTAGCCGGTCCGGATTTATGGAGTGCCGAGTCCCCGGCACTGTACCACTTGGTGATCATCTTGCAGGATGCTCAAGGGGGAACGCTGGAGACGGTGGCGCAGCGCGTCGGCTTCCGCTCCATTGAAGTGAAGGACGGACAGCTCCTGGTAAATGGCAAGACAATCCTGCTTAAAGGCGTCAACCGCCATGACCATCATCCGGATACGGGCCGAACCGTCACCCTGTCCACGATGCTCGAGGACATCCGTATGATGAAGCAGCACAACATCAATGCTGTACGGACCGCTCATTACCCGAACGATCCCCGGTTCTACGAGCTGTGCGACGTGTATGGGCTGTACGTGATGGAAGAGACGGATCTGGAGACCCACGGCTTCGAGCCGCTCGGCAACATTTCCCGCTTGAGCGATGATCCGGAGTGGAAGGAAGCCTATGTGGACCGTGTCCGCCGAATGGTGGAACGGGATAAGAACCATCCGTCCGTGCTGTTCTGGTCCCTCGGCAACGAATCCGGCTTCGGCTGCAATTTCCGCGCGATGGCGGAATGGTGCCGGGAGAATGATCCAACGAGGCTGATCCATTACGAGGAGGACCGCGAAGCCGAGGTGTGCGACGTGGTGAGCACCATGTATTCCTCCGTCGAGAAGATGGAGGGATTCGGCAAAATGACCGATCATCCCAAGCCGCATATTCTGTGCGAGTTCGCGCATGCGATGGGCAACGGGCCCGGCGGTCTGCGTCCCTACTTCGATACCTTTGAAGCGCATCCCCGCCTTGCGGGCGGTTTCGTGTGGGAGTGGATCGATCACGGGCTGAGCAGAAGGACGCCGGACGGCAGGATGGATTATGCATACGGCGGTGATTATGGCGATGTTCCAAACAACAGCAATTTTGTTATTGACGGTTTGGTCCGTCCGGACCGGACGCCATCACCTGGACTTCTGGAATACAAAAAGGTCATTGAACCGGTCCGCATGTCGATGCGAAGACACGGTGTGCTTCATATCATGAACCGCTATGATTTCATTTCGCTGGATCATCTGGTGGCCCATTACCGGGTGTTGGCCGATGGACAGCTTGTCCATAGCGGAGCGCTGGAGCTTCCCCGCATCGATGCAGGCACAAGCACGGAGTTAAGCCTCCAGAAGGTTTTGGAGCAAGCGACAATAGGCGTGAGTCCTTATGCCGAGCTGTGGTTTGAGGTATCCCTCTCCCTGGCTGCGGACTGCCGCTGGGCGGAACGGGGACATGAGGTGGCATGGTCCCAGTTTCTGCTGCGGGAATCGTCCAAGCCTGAATTCGAGCAAACGGCCGCATCGCGGCGGGGACCATTACAGCTCACCGAGGAGAAGCACAAGCTTAAGGTGGGAAATGGCAGCTTTCAGCTGTCACTCGGTTCGCTTCATTCCGGATTTGAGAGCTTATTCCTGCATGGCAAAAGAATCACGCTTGGCGGACCGGCGCTGAATTTCTGGCGTCCGCCGATTGATAATGATATGTACGTGCTTCCGGATTGGCGCAAGGCCCATCTGGACCGACTCTCCGAGCGGATCGATCATTTCGAATGGAAGCGACTGGACCAAGACAGCGTGAAGGTGCGGCGGATTTCCCGGATTGCGCCGCCGGTATATGATTGGGGCTTCCGCTGCGAAACGACCTATACGATCACTTCCAGCGGCCTGATTATCATGGATGTGAAGGGTGAGCCGATCGGCACGCCGCCCGCCATGCTGCCGAAAATCGGATTGCAAATGCAAGTTGCGGGAGACATGGAACATGTCCGGTGGTACGGCAGAGGACCTGGGGAAAGCTATCCGGACAGCCTGGAAGCGGGACGGTTCGGGGAATACCGCAGCACTGTGGACGGCTTGTTCACGCCGTATATTTATCCGCAGGAGAATGGGAACCGATCGGATGTCCGCTGGATCTCGCTCGCGGATGGTGCTGGATTGGGGCTCCTCGCCGTTGGCGAGCCTGTCCTGAATTTCAGTGCAAGCCGGTACACCGACCAGGATGTGGAGTCCGCGGCGCATGCCAGCGACCTTGTTCCACGCAGTTTCATTACGCTGAATCTGGATTACCGGCAGAACGGACTTGGCAGCAACAGCTGCGGTCCGGCACAGTCTCCGGAGCATTCGATCAAGCCGGAGCCGTTTTCGTTCCGCATTCTCCTGAAGGCTTACGCTGCCGAGGATACCGATCCGGTAAGACTGAGCCGGCGGATGCGCTCGGAAGCGGAATTATACAAGTAA
- a CDS encoding sensor histidine kinase — MNLQGIKDRVGRLFTGTYHSIRTKLLTCFLVVTLIPLFSLGGLSYYQSAKVINSQFGKYGDNAVAQLEQQTSSALGRMKQTAETIYSYLLDPSHSGIGAGTPSTYGDIMEKNDFESLLKSLRTQLTAGIYIITTSGYYYGENNLDVNKLGNIPMWSTRPKAYAGTYWLGFYKQDHSIKSSDSDNVPVIGLAVPIHHPDKAQDGSIILIEESAEELLRSYAKFEADTHAHLLITSPDGTIVYETDAPYTPHDNDVTWSRTLGVNQWTMEARVPAKAFYQSSGVIRANTMVVAIVSCLLAFGIAYLFSSRFTSRIRTLKDSMQKVSFGKLDTRTPIEGRDELGSLDMSFNRMVTGVQTLIGEVEQSERLKKEAELRAFHYQINPHLLFNTLNSIQWKARLQGAEDIRQMLYHLTMVLEGNLDISQELVTLNRELRMIGHFLKIQEIRYGEVFRYELDCDEAFLPYLIPRMTLQPLFENIFFHAFTDGQGEIHVKVEEDHDELVLTLRDNGAGIKEEKLAQLFSPEMKRKGRGGLGVRNADQKFKLHFGPLYGLKVHSIKGEGTTITIRWPKKEESFNDESRVL; from the coding sequence ATGAATCTTCAGGGGATCAAAGATCGAGTGGGCCGGCTGTTCACCGGCACCTATCACAGTATACGAACGAAGCTGCTTACTTGTTTTTTAGTCGTCACCCTGATTCCGCTGTTCTCGCTTGGCGGACTTTCCTATTATCAATCCGCTAAAGTGATTAACTCCCAGTTCGGCAAATACGGCGATAATGCCGTAGCGCAGCTGGAGCAGCAGACCAGTTCGGCATTAGGGCGGATGAAGCAGACGGCGGAAACAATTTATTCCTATTTACTGGACCCGAGCCATTCGGGGATCGGAGCCGGGACGCCATCCACATACGGCGACATTATGGAGAAGAACGACTTCGAATCGTTATTGAAGTCTCTTCGGACGCAGCTGACAGCGGGAATTTATATCATTACGACCTCCGGCTATTACTATGGGGAGAACAATCTGGATGTGAATAAACTCGGCAATATCCCGATGTGGAGCACGAGGCCGAAGGCCTATGCCGGGACGTATTGGCTCGGTTTTTACAAACAGGATCATTCCATTAAGAGCAGTGATAGCGATAACGTGCCGGTCATCGGGCTCGCCGTACCGATCCACCACCCGGACAAGGCTCAGGACGGCAGCATCATCCTCATTGAGGAGAGTGCCGAGGAGCTGCTGCGCAGTTATGCCAAGTTCGAGGCCGACACGCACGCCCACCTGCTCATTACATCGCCGGACGGCACGATCGTGTATGAGACGGATGCTCCGTATACCCCCCATGACAACGATGTGACCTGGTCCCGGACTCTTGGCGTCAACCAATGGACCATGGAAGCCAGAGTTCCGGCCAAGGCTTTCTATCAATCCTCGGGCGTTATCCGGGCGAACACGATGGTTGTTGCCATCGTCTCCTGCTTGCTTGCTTTTGGCATTGCTTATCTGTTCTCCTCCCGGTTCACCTCACGAATTCGAACCTTGAAGGACTCGATGCAGAAGGTGAGCTTTGGCAAGCTGGATACCCGTACGCCAATCGAGGGCAGGGATGAACTGGGCAGTCTCGATATGAGTTTTAACCGGATGGTTACGGGCGTGCAGACACTGATTGGCGAAGTGGAGCAGAGCGAGCGGCTGAAAAAAGAGGCGGAGCTGCGCGCATTCCATTATCAGATCAACCCTCATCTGCTGTTCAATACACTCAACTCCATCCAGTGGAAAGCCAGGCTGCAAGGCGCGGAGGACATCCGTCAGATGCTGTATCATCTGACGATGGTGCTGGAGGGGAATTTGGATATCTCGCAGGAGCTGGTCACGTTGAACAGGGAGCTGCGCATGATCGGTCACTTTTTGAAAATCCAGGAGATCAGGTACGGCGAGGTGTTCCGTTATGAGCTGGATTGCGATGAGGCGTTTCTGCCTTATTTGATTCCACGGATGACGCTTCAGCCGCTGTTTGAAAACATTTTTTTCCATGCCTTCACCGATGGTCAGGGAGAGATACATGTCAAGGTCGAGGAGGATCATGACGAGCTGGTGCTTACGCTTCGCGATAACGGGGCCGGCATCAAGGAGGAGAAGCTCGCTCAGTTATTCTCGCCGGAGATGAAGCGGAAGGGACGCGGCGGGCTTGGCGTGCGGAACGCCGATCAGAAATTCAAGCTGCATTTTGGTCCGCTATACGGACTGAAGGTACATTCGATTAAGGGAGAAGGAACAACGATCACCATACGCTGGCCGAAAAAGGAGGAGTCTTTCAATGATGAAAGCAGGGTACTTTAA